The proteins below are encoded in one region of Drosophila santomea strain STO CAGO 1482 chromosome 3R, Prin_Dsan_1.1, whole genome shotgun sequence:
- the LOC120453213 gene encoding uncharacterized protein LOC120453213, with translation MKLLYLTCALLASCAVIWAASGEEDSEQEEGPEKLAKQHGTRPHPGQGFKLISFDAVGKHIALGLDYLVPFLEVPVKRKRNAPPKPLVVVNSAAVVSCGLVVAGGVLVGHLIRSLGLEAITGHDQRPVFGNSSTHKPMSSEEEETTSTPAPSSTNATARGLFDDNPSLPGILDNFKLIYRNETGDRVATTLPNILGIIERTFLKSDVDLTACLLKSICTLTHNAGEKVIKGQASDFEHLLDGATKWSWLLSWLDQSAFRDAIEAGKANLPHHCAIKYPECKWVAPEEQIMELLRNNVQFK, from the exons ATGAAGCTATTGTACCTGACATGTGCCCTCCTGGCCAGCTGCGCCGTCATCTGGGCCGCCAGTGGCGAGGAGGACTCTGAGCAGGAGGAAGGACCGGAGAAGCTTGCCAAGCAGCACGGAACCCGGCCGCATCCTGGACAAGGATTCAAGCTGATATCCTTCGATGCAGTGGGAAAACACATAGCCCTGGGTCTGGACTATCTAGTGCCCTTTCTGGAGGTGCCTGTCAAGCGAAAGCGCAATGCTCCACCAAAG CCTTTGGTTGTCGTGAACTCCGCTGCTGTTGTGAGCTGCGGTCTTGTGGTGGCCGGTGGAGTCCTGGTGGGTCACCTCATCCGGAGCCTGGGACTGGAGGCCATCACAGGACATGACCAGCGTCCTGTTTTCGGTAACTCTTCTACACACAAGCCCATGTCTTCAGAGGAAGAGGAGACAACATCCACACCAGCACCTAGTTCTACTAATGCCACCGCCCGGGGACTTTTCGATGATAACCCCAGTTTGCCGGGAATCTTGGacaacttcaagctgatttACCGCAATGAAACTGGAGATCGAGTGG cCACCACTCTTCCCAACATTCTGGGCATAATTGAGCGGACCTTCCTCAAGAGCGACGTGGATCTAACCGCCTGTCTCCTGAAATCCATTTGCACTTTGACCCACAACGCAGGGGAAAAGGTGATCAAAGGACAGGCTTCGGACTTCGAGCATCTGCTGGATGGAGCCACCAAGTGGTCCTGGCTGCTGTCCTGGTTGGATCAGTCCGCTTTTCGAGACGCCATCGAAGCAGGAAAGGCGAACTTGCCCCATCACTGCGCCATCAAATATCCGGAATGCAAGTGGGTAGCGCCTGAAGAGCAGATCATGGAGCTGTTGCGAAATAACGTACAGTTCAAGTag
- the LOC120454687 gene encoding triosephosphate isomerase isoform X2: MSRKFCVGGNWKMNGDQKSIAEIAKTLSSAALDPNTEVVIGCPAIYLMYARNLLPCELGLAGQNAYKVAKGAFTGEISPAMLKDIGADWVILGHSERRAVFGESDALIAEKAEHALAEGLKVIACIGETLEEREAGKTNEVVARQMCAYAQKIKDWKNVVVAYEPVWAIGTGKTATPDQAQEVHAFLRQWLSDNISKEVSASLRIQYGGSVTAANAKELAKKPDIDGFLVGGASLKPEFVDIINARQ, from the exons atgaGCCGAAAGTTCTGCGTGGGAGGCAACTGGAAGATGAACGGCGACCAGAAGTCCATCGCCGAGATCGCCAAGACCCTCAGCTCCGCCGCCCTGGACCCCAACACGGAGGTGGTCATCGGCTGCCCGGCCATCTACTTGATGTACGCCCGCAACCTGCTGCCCTGCGAACTGGGTCTGGCTGGCCAGAATGCCTACAAGGTGGCCAAGGGTGCCTTCACCGGCGAAATTTCGCCGGCGATGCTAAAGGACATCGGCGCCGACTGGGTGATCCTTGGACACTCGGAGCGCCGCGCCGTCTTCGGCGAGTCGGACGCCCTGATCGCCGAGAAGGCCGAGCACGCCCTGGCCGAGGGCCTCAAGGTCATCGCCTGCATTGGTGAGACCCTGGAGGAGCGCGAGGCCGGCAAGACCAACGAGGTGGTGGCCCGCCAGATGTGCGCCTACGCCCAGAAGATCAAGGACTGGAAGAACGTGGTGGTGGCCTACGAGCCCGTCTGGGCCATTGGCACCGGCAAGACCGCCACACCCGATCAG GCTCAAGAGGTGCACGCCTTCCTGCGCCAGTGGCTGAGCGACAACATCTCCAAGGAGGTCTCCGCCAGCCTGCGCATCCAGTACGGTGGATCCGTGACCGCCGCCAATGCCaaggagctggccaagaagccCGACATCGATGGCTTCCTCGTCGGAGGCGCCTCCCTGAAGCCCGAGTTCGTGGACATCATCAATGCCCGCCAGTAA
- the LOC120452981 gene encoding uncharacterized protein LOC120452981, with protein MEKFECKPEPVERKEKPVEELMNWDTYYKHRGMISTRLASCKADYMHCSTYQEKGKAPEKDKKGKGACCCSSCPVKNREEVYQPRCPAPGQKGKPNRDYMRCFAAKMIVQKLNMPGRDFECQDKLQIKANVCRGCKICLDSSSINVNCLPLNPDKTFQMEAECLQRQLAEGINISVVYLRKEIARGCYFPPAAVVSRMINEFEEIVHDANVELTCKGCTVGIMNIRFAMQMRCQTLKEDAVDGRLAGGQERGCFPNMNVDLQDASFMSTSSIDPCAGFMPSDAEVPQDSPPCSEDKLQTFVQCQDPIPRLVDMAGPYPVYSCPNVDDGCVTFEPPAGPATQFSACQQNILGEGNVNRLCQKVSSPKLRQMHISNTRSCILCGEDVSWLPKVAACPSCGYKPVPEFKERPYDEQATAQQILLDHLDNPVESLSFDMGSVEGCSAHDNHADAQRTSEAFETIVKDYQLLRRSIRESNTKATHSDTKVPIAQEGPSQPQDLAKVFAELRDLFNVKAADETQKIQDICTEACAMAKAHKKRQSRPASPERTKAGKELEPVEDVCGKPRKAKKRRPRVKRPFKSRYYSMYRPAERPKPIMATPVADTKVPGHMGWLWTAHPLANKPGWRPGAIRRSIRGLMSYFLRDFPVDNVPVSKYMSYYKHKKSPKSPQGEKAEDLVQVPTLHIEKKNDVYTITLRPLKDAKTLARSANPYVKMKPVQFRIVKNPLLKEIRDLKRCLKGMGFSKCSCHKTLMNCYCRSFVDKKRLLYHVRRECERRKIDSCEDQLVLTDTSDSEDEFDFGVTPPAGLMRPERLKTSHVKHCETQYNESDWVNPSLYPHMPDATVQYQSCVMGERQKPFNWIYGKGVIQEEPKPPKMRNIPKKPKKKKPVPGRVAGGFSGLDHQDSSVYSRVNNAAIQNKARLIEPMRSPPSYSTDSELPLTGNHMRLLDQAAYPPTAPQRQEPWSRELANERQRQRVKRRTKKMVRFDPTLGPHSSDSSIR; from the exons ATGGAGAAGTTCGAGTGCAAGCCGGAGCCGGTGGAGCGGAAGGAGAAGCCGGTGGAGGAGCTGATGAACTGGGACACGTACTACAAGCACCGCGGAATGATCAGCACCCGGCTGGCCAGCTGCAAGGCGGACTACATGCACTGCTCCACGTACCAGGAGAAGGGCAAGGCCCCGGAGAAGGACAAGAAGGGAAAGGGCgcgtgctgctgctcctcctgccccGTCAAGAACCGGGAAGAGGTCTACCAGCCCAGGTGCCCGGCTCCGGGCCAGAAGGGCAAGCCCAACCGGGACTACATGCGGTGCTTTGCCGCCAAGATGATTGTCCAGAAGCTCAACATGCCCGGCAGGGACTTCGAGTGCCAGGACAAGCTGCAGATCAAGGCGAATGTGTGCCGTGGCTGCAAGATCTGCCTCGACTCCAGCAGCATCAATGTCAACTGTCTGCCTCTCAATCCGGACAAGACATTCCAGATGGAGGCCGAGTGCCTGCAGAGGCAGCTGGCCGAAGGCATCAATATTTCCGTGGTCTATCTGCGCAAGGAGATTG CGCGAGGCTGCTACTTTCCACCGGCGGCGGTGGTCAGCCGCATGATCAACGAGTTCGAGGAGATCGTGCACGATGCCAATGTGGAGCTGACCTGCAAGGGATGCACCGTCGGCATAATGAACATCCGCTTCGCCATGCAGATGCGCTGCCAGACCCTCAAAGA AGATGCGGTCGATGGACGATTGGCGGGCGGCCAGGAGCGGGGCTGTTTTCCGAACATGAATGTGGATCTGCAGGACGCGTCCTTCATGTCCACCTCCTCCATTGATCCCTGTGCGGGTTTCATGCCCAGTGATGCGGAGGTGCCGCAGGATTCGCCCCCTTGCAGTGAGGATAAGCTCCAGACTTTCGTTCAGTGTCAG GATCCCATTCCCCGTTTGGTCGACATGGCTGGCCCCTATCCCGTGTACTCCTGTCCCAACGTGGACGACGGCTGTGTGACCTTCGAGCCACCGGCAGGTCCTGCCACGCAGTTCTCCGCCTGCCAACAGAACATTCTGGGTGAGGGTAATGTGAACCGGCTGTGCCAGAAGGTTTCCTCGCCAAAACTGCGCCAGATGCACATCAGCAACACCCGATCCTGCATCCTTTGCGGCGAGGATGTCTCCTGGTTGCCCAAGGTGGCCGCCTGTCCTAGCTGTGGCTACAAGCCAGTGCCGGAGTTCAAGGAGCGACCCTACGACGAGCAGGCCACCGCCCAGCAGATCCTGCTGGACCATCTGGATAATCCCGTGGAGAGCCTCAGCTTCGATATGGGTTCGGTCGAAGGATGTTCGGCACATGATAATCATGCGGATGCTCAACGCACCTCGGAAGCCTTTGAAACGATAGTGAAGGACTACCAGCTACTGCGGCGCAGCATTCGCGAGTCCAACACCAAAGCCACCCACTCGGACACCAAAGTTCCCATTGCTCAAGAAGGTCCATCGCAGCCGCAAGATTTGGCCAAGGTTTTTGCGGAGCTGCGGGATCTGTTCAATGTGAAGGCCGCGGATGAGACCCAGAAGATCCAGGACATCTGCACGGAGGCCTGTGCCATGGCCAAGGCGCACAAGAAGCGCCAGAGTCGTCCTGCATCGCCGGAAAGGACGAAGGCTGGCAAGGAGCTGGAGCCAGTGGAGGATGTCTGCGGCAAGCCGCGAAAGGCGAAGAAGCGTCGCCCGAGGGTCAAGCGACCCTTCAAGTCCAGGTACTACTCCATGTATCGCCCGGCGGAGAGACCCAAGCCAATTATGGCCACCCCGGTGGCAGACACAAAGGTTCCCGGCCACATGGGCTGGTTGTGGACCGCCCATCCGCTGGCCAACAAGCCCGGCTGGCGACCCGGCGCCATACGACGCTCCATACGCGGCCTAATGAGCTACTTCCTCAGGGACTTTCCCGTGGACAACGTGCCCGTGTCCAAGTACATGTCCTACTACAAGCACAAGAAGTCGCCCAAGTCGCCGCAGGGTGAGAAGGCCGAGGATTTGGTGCAGGTGCCCACGTTGCACATAGAGAAGAAGAACGATGTGTACACCATTACCCTGCGACCGCTCAAGGATGCCAAGACGCTCGCCCGCTCCGCCAATCCCTACGTGAAGATGAAGCCCGTGCAGTTCCGGATCGTGAAGAACCCACTGTTGAAGGAAATTCGCGACCTGAAGCGCTGCCTCAAGGGAATGGGATTCAGCAAGTGCTCCTGCCACAAGACCCTGATGAACTGCTACTGCCGCAGCTTCGTGGACAAGAAGAGGCTGCTGTACCACGTCCGCCGGGAGTGCGAGCGTCGGAAGATAGATTCCTGCGAGGATCAACTCGTCCTAACGGACACCTCCGACAGCGAGGACGAGTTCGACTTTGGGGTCACTCCGCCGGCGGGTTTGATGCGTCCGGAGCGCCTGAAGACCTCCCATGTGAAGCACTGCGAGACGCAGTACAACGAGAGTGACTGGGTCAATCCCAGCCTGTATCCCCACATGCCCGATGCCACGGTCCAGTACCAGAGCTGTGTGATGGGCGAGCGGCAGAAGCCCTTCAACTGGATCTATGGCAAGGGCGTTATCCAGGAGGAGCCCAAGCCGCCCAAGATGCGAAACATTCCGAAAAAgcccaagaagaagaagcCCGTTCCCGGTCGTGTGGCTGGTGGTTTCTCGGGCCTGGATCATCAGGATTCCAGTGTCTACAGCCGCGTCAATAATGCCGCCATCCAAAACAAGGCACGACTGATCGAGCCCATGCGTAGTCCTCCCAGCTACAGCACCGACTCCGAACTGCCGCTGACTGGCAACCACATGCGCCTCCTGGATCAGGCCGCCTATCCGCCCACAGCACCACAGCGCCAGGAGCCTTGGTCCCGGGAACTGGCCAATGAGCGACAGCGCCAAAGGGTCAAGCGGAGAACGAAGAAGATGGTCCGATTCGATCCCACCCTCGGTCCCCACTCCTCCGACAGTTCCATCCGCTGA
- the LOC120453215 gene encoding uncharacterized protein LOC120453215, whose protein sequence is MCLVRIFHVLGIMALFPQLAFFGESVDGSELSYGDFYGNASARMLRFRDFEPRQHSGRMDVELELDAGENAGQDREGRGFHFHASGEDVSVELEFIVPFLKVPVKRSMHLARNAVQNLLNLRTGALVNTAVVVAAGAVIAAVVRLLLAPLVITSLGNGYGYKSAPDRGVRRLTDAVESQLEEYNIDVSACVQRMICQYLQQNLSSGYARALNVLTSSSWLHSIVDGTAVYHAIQSARSSRSCIHTYRSCKWPNQLNWKSGSLPRVPEFFNG, encoded by the exons ATGTGCTTGGTGCGGATCTTCCATGTGCTGGGTATAATGGCCCTGTTTCCACAGCTCGCTTTCTTCGGCGAAAGTGTCGATGGGAGTGAGCTGAGCTACGGCGATTTTTACGGCAATGCCAGTGCCAGAATGCTGCGATTCCGTGACTTTGAACCGCGACAGCACAGCGGCAGAATGGACGTGGAACTTGAGCTGGATGCAGGGGAGAATGCTGGACAGGATCGCGAGGGTCGTGgcttccatttccatgccaGCGGCGAGGATGTGAGTGTGGAGTTGGAGTTCATCGTTCCCTTCCTCAAAGTTCCCGTGAAGAGGAGCATGCATCTGGCTCGGAATGCTGTACAAAACCTACTGAATCTGCGAACTGGAGCTTTGGTCAACACCGCAGTTGTTGTGGCCGCTGGAGCAGTTATAGCTGCTGTGGTTCGATTACTACTAGCCCCACTGGTGATCACCTCGCTGGGCAATGGATATGGCTACAAGTCCGCTCCAGACAGAGGCG TGCGCCGGCTGACTGATGCGGTAGAGTCGCAACTGGAGGAGTACAACATCGACGTGTCCGCCTGTGTGCAGCGGATGATCTGTCAGTATCTGCAGCAAAATCTATCATCTGGATATGCCCGGGCTCTCAATGTATTGACCAG CTCCTCCTGGTTGCATTCCATCGTCGATGGCACTGCAGTTTACCACGCCATCCAATCAGCCAGAAGTAGTCGCAGTTGTATCCACACATATCGCAGTTGCAAATGGCCCAATCAGCTCAACTGGAAGTCTGGGAGTTTACCAAGGGTTCCCGAGTTCTTCAATGGATAG
- the LOC120454687 gene encoding triosephosphate isomerase isoform X1 — MPPGVLPKLNRNGVQRIPTALFFQRLPFHCSHHSIRTMDHNRPTVGGVTAEVLKTVVSQALLGKFTAVFPKLFKCQWKTYEGQKKFFANFSTDCTDSDSNSNNMSRKFCVGGNWKMNGDQKSIAEIAKTLSSAALDPNTEVVIGCPAIYLMYARNLLPCELGLAGQNAYKVAKGAFTGEISPAMLKDIGADWVILGHSERRAVFGESDALIAEKAEHALAEGLKVIACIGETLEEREAGKTNEVVARQMCAYAQKIKDWKNVVVAYEPVWAIGTGKTATPDQAQEVHAFLRQWLSDNISKEVSASLRIQYGGSVTAANAKELAKKPDIDGFLVGGASLKPEFVDIINARQ, encoded by the exons ATGCCTCCAGGAGTGCTCCCCAAGCTGAATAGGAACGGTGTCCAGAGAATTCCCACAGCATTATTTTTCCAGCGTCTCCCATTTCATTGCAGCCACCATTCCATCCGCACCATGGATCACAACCGACCCACTGTGGGTGGTGTGACGGCGGAGGTGCTAAAAACCGTCGTTTCGCAAGCTCTGCTCGGCAAATTCACAGCTGTTTTCCCAAAGCTCTTCAAGTGCCAGTGGAAGACTTACGAAGGTCAAAAGAAG TTCTTCGCAAATTTCAGCACCGATTGCACCGAcagcgacagcaacagcaacaacatgaGCCGAAAGTTCTGCGTGGGAGGCAACTGGAAGATGAACGGCGACCAGAAGTCCATCGCCGAGATCGCCAAGACCCTCAGCTCCGCCGCCCTGGACCCCAACACGGAGGTGGTCATCGGCTGCCCGGCCATCTACTTGATGTACGCCCGCAACCTGCTGCCCTGCGAACTGGGTCTGGCTGGCCAGAATGCCTACAAGGTGGCCAAGGGTGCCTTCACCGGCGAAATTTCGCCGGCGATGCTAAAGGACATCGGCGCCGACTGGGTGATCCTTGGACACTCGGAGCGCCGCGCCGTCTTCGGCGAGTCGGACGCCCTGATCGCCGAGAAGGCCGAGCACGCCCTGGCCGAGGGCCTCAAGGTCATCGCCTGCATTGGTGAGACCCTGGAGGAGCGCGAGGCCGGCAAGACCAACGAGGTGGTGGCCCGCCAGATGTGCGCCTACGCCCAGAAGATCAAGGACTGGAAGAACGTGGTGGTGGCCTACGAGCCCGTCTGGGCCATTGGCACCGGCAAGACCGCCACACCCGATCAG GCTCAAGAGGTGCACGCCTTCCTGCGCCAGTGGCTGAGCGACAACATCTCCAAGGAGGTCTCCGCCAGCCTGCGCATCCAGTACGGTGGATCCGTGACCGCCGCCAATGCCaaggagctggccaagaagccCGACATCGATGGCTTCCTCGTCGGAGGCGCCTCCCTGAAGCCCGAGTTCGTGGACATCATCAATGCCCGCCAGTAA
- the LOC120454684 gene encoding uncharacterized protein LOC120454684, protein MTQYYVFDVILVNSTLPVPRKSASFSAGSRPIYSVRLFEDFEELSMERIFVDQFPADALGGFTTSPCELIGALTSKGVGVTLKENDELIGSGNAMLDTPILRQLTDPTCSVTQNVTVKLTKGPKADRVGEVELLLKISSAPPEINHGLLPFGCYDVCRPVDQSINKKDIIFTLGRSGKCATNSCITDERLMSHAGAPFQCPHAASQNQEGQDNKGGATSRCGCFLKGMQLPTDVGTQKKREKAALKKLIDELGLDEIKVPSPPDSHEKSRCWHCKCKQPSTSTDTSSCDSNEFKAEKPPRRRKALSLTASMEQGARRRLLGSCPVKEPVLKQKPYKPPNLCQLCRSDISWLPKISACPYCGYKTFEDIPSSEKPYDLTATAQQLLRDCLRKEPCVLDQSGASVDNEAMGDSIRKSLDKDDPNVPKQCGCQGGKPCTRCRIRKLCDNFFKENECKTEPLPQAQPQAAAKSQTEKKDVRQNNSDTSLRRSQLVSIFTEMRNMYGKKKGADEADAVAEELRKECDAACRNSKSSKARRKARKALQKTLAEIDKAYPKPPKMHSKKKRTHHKKSRCYTFLKLKRESKDSRIGHVDCISGSKHTGYCKIPCHMGWMWTKSEMARHKSWRPGAISRPIRQLMSYFLKDFPVDNICLSRYHYRHRKGRKAQELEEPLVQHPTLHISRKGDEYIITLRPLKDPKTLASSANPYADMKPVVFRITKDPMAAGLRQMRVNLQDKGFAPCTCRRPVASCFCRSHVEKKRIQYEVEKECRQRGWPNNSDTFVYSPNSDDDDSDREYDFGVTPPAGVIKPDRVRQPDRAHAETQYVDHDWAAPTMYPHPANMLVQYGGCVMGERKKMFPWIFGKGNVHADPPKPRLRNPPKKKPRKQLPFRNVGGYDDPRRFDPAPLNRPWHRSN, encoded by the exons ATGACGCAGTACTATGTCTTTGACGTAATCCTGGTGAACTCCACCTTGCCAGTCCCCCGGAAGTCGGCAAGTTTCAGTGCTGGTTCGAGGCCCATCTACTCGGTGCGGCTGTTCGAGGACTTCGAGGAGCTGTCCATGGAGCGCATCTTCGTGGATCAGTTTCCCGCGGATGCATTGGGTGGCTTCACCACCAGTCCCTGCGAGCTGATAGGCGCCCTCACCTCCAAGGGCGTGGGCGTGACGCTCAAGGAGAACGATGAGCTCATTGGATCGGGCAACGCCATGCTGGACACCCCCATTCTGCGCCAGCTCACTGACCCCACCTGCTCGGTCACCCAGAATGTTACAGTAAAGCTGACCAAGGGGCCCAAGGCCGACCGAGTGGGTGAGGTGGAGCTGCTCTTGAAGATCAGCTCCGCACCACCGGAAATAAA CCACGGGCTGCTTCCGTTTGGCTGCTATGACGTGTGCAGGCCCGTGGATCAGTCGATCAACAAGAAGGACATCATCTTCACCCTGGGTCGTTCCGGAAAGTGTGCCACGAACAGCTGCATCACGGACGAGCGCCTGATGTCGCACGCTGGCGCACCCTTCCAGTGTCCACACGCCGCCAGTCAGAATCAGGAGGGTCAGGACAACAAAGGAGGTGCCACCTCCAGATGTGGTTGTTTCCTCAAAGGAATGCAATTACCCACGGATGTGGGAACGCAGAAGAAGAGGGAAAAGGCGGCGCTCAAGAAGCTCATCGATGAACTGGGTCTGGATGAGATAAAGGTGCCCAGTCCTCCAGACTCGCACGAGAAGTCTCGCTGTTGGCACTGCAAGTGCAAGCAGCCGAGTACCAGCACGGACACCTCCTCCTGTGACAGCAATGAGTTTAAGGCGGAAAAGCCTCCCAGGAGGAGGAAGGCCCTATCCTTGACTGCCTCCATGGAGCAGGGCGCTCGCAGAAGGCTCCTGGGCAGTTGCCCGGTAAAAGAGCCCGTTCTGAAACAGAAGCCCTACAAGCCACCGAATCTCTGCCAGCTCTGCCGCTCCGACATCAGTTGGCTGCCCAAGATCTCCGCCTGTCCCTACTGCGGCTACAAAACCTTCGAGGACATACCATCCAGCGAGAAGCCATACGATCTCACGGCCACTGCCCAGCAATTGCTGAGGGACTGCCTGCGCAAGGAGCCCTGTGTATTGGACCAGTCCGGAGCGTCGGTGGATAATGAGGCCATGGGCGACAGCATCAGGAAATCCCTGGATAAGGATGATCCCAATGTGCCGAAGCAATGTGGCTGCCAAGGCGGAAAGCCCTGCACGCGATGTCGCATCCGGAAGCTCTGCGATAACTTCTTCAAGGAAAACGAGTGCAAGACGGAGCCACTGCCACAGGCTCAACCTCAAGCTGCAGCCAAATCCCAAACGGAAAAAAAAGACGTTAGGCAAAACAACTCGGACACCTCACTGCGTCGCTCTCAACTGGTGTCCATCTTCACGGAGATGCGGAACATGTACGGCAAGAAGAAGGGAGCCGACGAGGCGGATGCGGTGGCCGAGGAGCTGAGGAAGGAGTGCGATGCCGCCTGCCGGAACAGCAAGTCGTCCAAGGCGCGCCGGAAGGCCAGGAAGGCGCTGCAGAAGACGCTGGCCGAGATTGACAAGGCCTATCCCAAGCCACCCAAAATGCATTCCAAGAAGAAGCGCACCCACCACAAGAAGTCCCGATG CTACACCTTCCTTAAGCTGAAGAGGGAGTCCAAGGATTCCCGCATCGGCCATGTGGACTGCATCTCGGGCAGCAAGCACACGGGCTACTGCAAGATTCCCTGCCACATGGGCTGGATGTGGACCAAGAGCGAGATGGCGCGCCACAAATCGTGGCGCCCAGGCGCCATTTCGCGTCCCATCCGCCAACTAATGTCCTACTTTCTGAAGGACTTCCCTGTGGATAACATCTGTCTGTCGCGTTACCACTACAGACACCGCAAGGGCCGCAAGGcccaggagctggaggagccACTGGTGCAGCATCCCACGCTGCACATAAGTCGGAAGGGAGATGAGTACATCATCACCTTGCGTCCTTTGAAGGATCCCAAGACCCTGGCCTCCAGTGCCAACCCTTATGCGGATATGAAGCCCGTAGTCTTTCGTATCACTAAGGATCCCATGGCAGCCGGACTCCGCCAGATGAGGGTGAACCTTCAGGACAAGGGCTTCGCCCCCTGCACTTGTCGTCGTCCGGTGGCCAGTTGCTTTTGCCGGAGTCACGTCGAGAAGAAGCGGATTCAGTACGAAGTGGAGAAGGAGTGTCGCCAGCGTGGTTGGCCCAACAACTCGGATACCTTCGTGTACTCGCCCAAcagcgacgacgacgacagtGATCGGGAGTACGACTTTGGGGTTACTCCGCCGGCTGGAGTCATAAAGCCCGACCGGGTGCGTCAGCCGGACAGGGCGCACGCGGAAACGCAGTACGTGGATCACGACTGGGCCGCACCCACCATGTACCCGCATCCGGCCAACATGTTGGTCCAGTACGGCGGATGCGTGATGGGCGAGCGCAAGAAGATGTTCCCCTGGATCTTCGGCAAGGGCAATGTCCACGCGGATCCACCGAAGCCGCGCCTGCGTAATCCGCCCAAGAAGAAGCCGCGCAAGCAGCTGCCCTTCCGAAATGTCGGTGGCTACGATGATCCCAGGCGATTTGATCCAGCGCCATTGAACAGACCTTGGCACAGGTCAAACTAA